One window of the Rhipicephalus sanguineus isolate Rsan-2018 chromosome 2, BIME_Rsan_1.4, whole genome shotgun sequence genome contains the following:
- the LOC119382071 gene encoding uncharacterized protein LOC119382071, translated as MKRVDAGTALGCDELLMSLIKALGPKAKERVEECVAEVLVNARIPGDWKRSKVRPLYKGAGSPRDLTSYRPIAITPVLYWLAMQVMKSRVQRWAEATGVLGELQMGFRQGPHIKDNLLILIQGIEMTSRTGSPTVCCFPGYCEGL; from the coding sequence ATGAAGAGAGTGGATGCAGGAACTGCACTGGGGTGCGATGAATTGCTGATGAGCCTCATAAAGGCACTGGGTCCgaaagcgaaggaaagagtggaGGAGTGTGTGGCCGAGGTGCTGGTGAACGCCAGAATCCCAGGGGATTGGAAGCGGAGCAAGGTCAGGCCCCTGTACAAAGGTGCAGGCAGTCCAAGGGACCTAACCAGCTACAGACCTATAGCCATAACACCTGTGCTGTATTGGCTAGCCATGCAGGTGATGAAGTCAAGAGTCCAGCGGTGGGCAGAAGCCACCGGCGTGCTGGGCGAATTGCAGATGGGCTTCCGCCAGGGACCTCACATAAAGGACAACCTGCTGATTCTCATACAGGGCATTGAAATGACGAGTCGGACGGGGAGCCCAACTGTATGTTGCTTTCCTGGATACTGCGAAGGTCTATGA